The DNA sequence CGACGCGGACTGGCGGGCCCGGCTGGCGACGAAGGACTGGCAGGATTTCCGCTCGAGCAATGCCGAATCCGCGGCCTGGTTCGAGAAGACGCTGGAGGACCAGCGCGTGATGGTTCGGCGCACCGCCGAACAGTCGCCGATGCTCTTCCCGGCCCTGCTGGCGCTGGAAACGATGGCCGCGCTCGCGCTGGCGTGGGCGGTCTATCACCGCGTGGGGCGCGCCCGCATCGGCGCGCCGCTGTCGCGGTTGCGGGAGTTCCGGTTCAATGACCAGTTCATCTGGGGCCTGGTCGGCGGGCTGGTGTTGGTGGTGGTGCCGGGGCTGGGGCCCGTGCGGGATGTGGGCGCCAACCTGCTGGTCTTCTTCGGCGCGCTGTACGCGCTCCGCGGGGCCGGGGTGGCCGTGTACTTCCTGGCCCCCGGGCGGATCATGACGGTCGTTCTGGTCGGTGCATCGGTGCTGTTCGCCGGTGCCGCCGGCGTGATATTCTTGGGGCTCGGCTTGGGCGACACGTGGCTCGATTGGCGTCGCCGGACGCGCCCGTCAACCTGAACGTTGGGGTTTCCGATGGAAGTCATTCTGCGAGAAGCGGTCGAAAAACTCGGGCATCCGGGCGACATCGTGAAGGTGTCGGCGGGGTTTGCCCGCAACTTCCTGCTCCCGCGCGGCATCGCGTACGAAGCCACGCCGGGCAACAAGAAGCGCATTGCCCAGGAGAAGGCCACGCTCGAGGCGGCGGAGAACGCGCGCCGCACCGCGGCCGAGGAGTTCGCCGCGAAGATCGAGCCCATCTCCCTCACCTTCGCCGCGCGCGTGGGCGAGGAAGGCAAGCTGTTCGGGTCGGTGACGACCGCGGACATTGCCGCCCAGCTCGAGGCGCAGGGCATCCACATCGAGAAGCGGCAGATCGACCTGCACGAGCCCATCAAGGCGCTCGGCGTCTACAAGGTCGCCATCAAGCTGCATGCGGATGTGAAGCCCGAAATCAAGGTTTGGGTGATCAAGGGCTGAGTACGACAGAGTACGACAGAGTACGGCAGAGTACGACAGAGTAGCACAGAACGGGGACAGCTTGCTGGCCCCGTTCTGTGTTTCTGGCATCGTGCCGGCGCGGCGGGCGCGATGGGGCGCGGGCGGGGTGTGCTCCGCCTTGGGCCGGCGGGTGTGCGCTGGGTCACTGCCGGCGCACGCGGGGCGTGCGAGGGCGAGACTCACACGCTCGGCGCCGGGTATGTACCTCTGTCGTACTCTGTCGTATTCTGTCCTATTCCGTCGTTCGCTTCCGTGCCGGAACTTTCCCTTCACGCCGGTGTTTCGTCCATAGATGTCCCCCATCGCTGCTCCCGCCAAGATCGCCGAGCATGCGCGGCGTGCCGCGACGCTCTGCGTTGACAACAAGGCCCAGGACGTGGTGCTGCTCGACCTCCATGGCGTCACGGACATGGCCGACTACTTCGTGGTCGCCACCGGGACGTCCGACACGCACGTGCGCAGTGTCGCGCAGCACGTCGTCGAGGAGATGGCGCGGGCCGGCCTGAAGGCCTATCACATCGAGGGCGCCGACACCGGACGCTGGGTGCTGGTGGATTTCGTCGATTTCGTGGTGCACGTGTTTCACCCGTCCATGCGGTCGTATTACCAGATTGAACGACTGTGGGGTGACGCCCCCGCCGTCGCCATCACGTCCTAAGCCGGGAGCGTTGATGTCGAAGTTCCGCCTCGCTGGCCTGTGCCTGGTGGGCCTGTGCCTCGCACAGCCGCTCGCCGCCCAGGGGTACTTCGGCCAGAACCAGGTCCAGTTCCAGAAGCTGAACTGGCGGGTGCTGAAGACCGAGCACTTCGACATCCACTTCTACCCGGAGGAGGAGCGGATGGCGCGCCTCGCCGGGAGCCTGGCGGAGCGCTCGTACGCGCGGCTGTCGCGCCTGATGAACTATCAGTTCAAGGAGCGCAAGCCGATCATCATCTTCGCGTCGCGCGGCGCCTTTGCCCAGAACAACGTCTTTGGCGACCTCGGCGAAGGGACGGGCGGCGTCACCGACGCGCAGCGCCAGCGCAACATGTTCTTCCTCAACGGCGACCTCGGCGAGGCAGAGCACGTGTTGACGCACGAGATGGTGCACCAGTTCCAGTACGACATCTTCTCGCGCGGCCACGCCGGCCAGGGGCTCGAGACGCTGCAGCAGCGCATGCCGCCGCTCTGGTTCGCGGAAGGCATGGCCGAGTACCTGTCGGTCGGCCCCGACCACCCGGCCACCGATGGCGTGATCCGCGACGCGGCGCTGAGCGGCAAGTTCCCGACGGTCGAGGACCTCGAACGGCGCCCGGACCAGTACTTCCCGTACCGCTACGGCGAGTCGCTGTGGCGCTACATCGGCACGCGCTGGGGCGACGAGATCGTCGGCGAGATCATGCAGTCCACGCCGACGGTCGGCTACGACCGCGCCTTCAAGCGGCACACGGGGCTCTCGCTCGAGGAGCTCGGCGCCGACTGGAAGGACGCCATGCAGTCGCAGTACCTGCCGCAGGTGGAGCGGCTCGACCGGCCGCGGAAGATCGCGACGTCCCTGCTCACCGAGCGCAAGACCGGCGGCATCATCCCGGTCTATGTCGCCCCCGCGCTCTCGCAGGACGGCAAGTACATCGCGTACATCTCGACGGGCAGCCTGGTGAAGGCCGAGGTCTTCCTCGACCTCTACCTGGCCGACGCCGAGTCGGGCAAGCGGCTCAAGCGGCTCACCAAGAGCACGCTCAATCCGGAGTTCGAGGAGCTGCGCTACGCCTATTCGCAGAGCGCGTTCTCCCGCGATGGACGGTATCTCGCCTTCACGGCGCAGCGCAGCGGCAAGGACGTGATCTACGTCGCCGACGTGCGCAGCCACGACATCGTGCGCCGCCTCGACACGGGGCTCGACGCGATGGTCGGCCCGAGCTGGTCGCCCGACGGGCGGCAGATCGTCTTCAGCGGCCTCAGCGGCGGCATCTCCGACCTGTACATCATCGACGCCGACGGCAAGAACCTGCGCCGCCTCACCAACGACCTCTACGGCGACCTGATGCCGGCGTGGTCGCCCGACGGCAAGCAGATCGCCTTCGTGAGCGAGCGCGGCCCGCAGACGCAGCTCGACGTGCTCAAGTTCGGGCGGTGGCGCATCAGCGTGCTCGACCTCGCGTCGGGGCAGACCGAGGTGCTCCCCGGGCAGAGCGGCAAGAACCTCAACCCGCAGTGGGCCCCCGATGGCAAGTCGCTGGCGTTCATCAGCGATCGCGTGGGCATTCCGCAGGTCTTCCTCTACGATTTCGCCGACGGCCAGCACTACCAGCTGACGCGCCTCGTGGGCGGCGTCCAGTCCGTGACCGAGAACAGCCCGGCGCTCACGTGGGCCGCGACCGCCGACCGCCTGGCGTTCGTGTACAGCGAGGGGAGCGGATACACCGTCTGGCAGGTGAGCAACCCGCGCGCGCTCAAGGGCGCGCCGTTCCGCGAGGAGGCGGTGGTTGCCGCGTCGGGAGCGGTGGAGGCGCGCGTCACGCAGGACACCGCCGAGATGCGGCGCCGCAGTGAGCGGGCGGCCGCGGAAGCGAAGGTCAGCGCCATCGTGGCGAAGGCGGCCGCGGGTCGCGACTCGGTGCTCGCGCCGCCGCAGCCCGCGCAGCCGCCGCAGGCCGCACCGGCGCCGAGCCGCGATCCGCGCCGGCAGTCCGTCTACCGCGGCGAGGGCGGGCTGCGTCCCACGGATCGCCTGCCCGAACGCACGGGAGCGCCGGGAGCCGGCGTGAGCGTGGCCTCACTGCTCGACAACGCCACCTTCGCCCTTCCCGACACCACCAAGTTCCGGGAGACGCGGTATCCGGGCTCGCTGCGTCCCGAGTACATCGCGCGGCCGCAGGTGGGATACGCGCAGGACAACTACGGCCGCGGCGTCTACGGCGGCACGGCCATCGTGCTCTCCGACCTCGTCGGCAACCGGCGACTCGCACTCGCGGGTAGCATCAATGGCCGTGTGGAAGAGGCGCAGCTCTTCGCCGCGTACCAGTCGCTCGCGCATCGGTTCCAGTACACGGTCGGCGTCCAGCAGTCCCCGAGCTTCTTCCTCGCGGGATCGGCGCTGACCCCCGTGTCCAACACGCAGGCCGTGCAGCAGCAGGTGATCGCCCGGTACATCCAGCGCTCGATGTTCCTGGCCGGGCTCTATCCGCTCAACCGCTTCAAGCGGTTCGAATACGGCATGAGCCTCAACAACATCGACCGCTCGCTGATGTTCGTCAGCTACGGCGTGGACTACGCCTACGGCTACACGACGCAGCTCTACATTGACAGCATCGTGAACGCGTCGTCGCTGAACTTCGCGGCGCCGTATGTCGCGTTCGTGCACGACAACTCGATCATGGGTTATACCGGGCCGATCTTCGGACAGCGGTACCGCTTCGAGATCGAGCGCGCGATGGGGAACCTGAGCTGGACCAACTACAACGCTGACTACCGGCGCTACGACGCGATCCTGTTCAGCTACCTCACCCTCGCCACGCGCCTGCAGACGGCCATCTCGGCCGGCAGCGGCGAGTTCGAGTTCCCCAAGTACATCGGGCGCGCCGACATCATCCGCGGCTACGACCGCGAGAACTACTACTCCAACGCCTGCTCCACGGCCCCGGGCGGCACTGGCGAGTGTTCGGCCACGCAGCTGCTCGGCAGCCGCGTGGCGTTCGGCAACATGGAGCTGCGCTTCCCCGTTGTCCGGCCGTTCAAGTTCCGGAAGACGCTGGTGCAGTTCCTCCCCGTCGACGGACTCATCTTCGGCGACGCGGGCGTGGCGTGGAGCAAGGGACAGTCCGTGACGCTCTCGCGGCCCAAGAACTACGACTGGACCACGCAGCGCTATCCATTGCGCAGCTACGGCTATGGCTTCCGCGTCAACCTGTTCAACTTCGCCATCCTGCGGATCGACCGGTCGTACCCGCTCGATGCGGCCTCGAAGAAGGGGTACTGGTTCTGGACGCTGGGGTCGAGCTTCTGACGATCGAGGACCTGGAATCCGGAATCGGATCCCGGATCACGAACTCGAATCGCGACGGGCGATTGGGCGCTGCGGTGGCTGACGCGGCGCCCAATCGCGTGTCGGGATCTTCAGTCGCACTCCCTTGTCCAGTTCCGAATTCAAGATCTTCCATCGCCTTTCATCCCACTCGCCCGACGTCCAAATTGGAATGATGCGCCGCGCCGCCCTTCTCCTCTCTGCCCTGCTGGCGGCCGCCTGCGGCCGCGTGCCGGATGCGGGCGTGGCCGGCGGGGCCGCCGCGACGGCCGCAGGTCCCGACGCGGTGCTCCTGCGCTTCGCGCGCGGCGGCGGCGTGGCCCGTGCCTACCGCTGGTGGAGCGACAGCACGGTCTGGTCATCGTCGCAGCGGGCCCCGGCCGTGGCCGAGGCGCTCGCCTTCGACGCGCAGCAGGGCGTGCTCGTGGTCCTCGATGCCGCGCGCATGCCGGTGCGCGTGGAGCTGCGACTCGGCCGCGTCACGCCATCCACGACGGAGCGACTGCGCGGCATCAGCTCGGCGGACGGCTACTCGGTCTTCGGTATCGCGCCCACCGGCGAGGTCGTGCGGCTCACGAGCAGCGGCGCCTGGCGTTTCCGCCCGCCGGTCGCCGCGCGAACCCTGGTCCCCCTGCCCGACGGCGCGCTGCTCATCCTCAGCGACGCCGCCGACGGACGGGTCACCGTCCGCAAGCTGCATCCGCCGGAGACGCGGATTGCCGACAGCGCCACCGCCGTGGGCGCCGACCTGGTGATTCCGACCGTCGTGGGCGACCGGATCTACTTCGCCAGCAGTGACCGACTCGAGGGACTCCGCACGCGCGACCTCGAACGCTCGCTCGCCATCACTTTCAGTGATCCGGTGCGGGCCGTGGCCCCGACGCCGAGCGGCGACCGGCTGTACGTCGCGGTGAAGGGCGGCACCACACTGTACGTGGTGGACCGGTACGAGTCGGCGGTGAGTGACAAGATTACCCTGCCGGGGCCGGTGGAC is a window from the Gemmatimonadaceae bacterium genome containing:
- a CDS encoding DUF2232 domain-containing protein, with the translated sequence MTNPVAEPTPAAVPRERGWRSVGGGLVLVLLLPAMPPFSVILPVAETTLVLVPVLAACALAGWKAGGRLFLAVLWVAFAAWVVATGPGRTDYALLARGWGVLVAVAFAVWALVWPDRPFLPRALATLGLALAVGGVSTLAVPGGPARVKQVFASEVLRRADTFDADWRARLATKDWQDFRSSNAESAAWFEKTLEDQRVMVRRTAEQSPMLFPALLALETMAALALAWAVYHRVGRARIGAPLSRLREFRFNDQFIWGLVGGLVLVVVPGLGPVRDVGANLLVFFGALYALRGAGVAVYFLAPGRIMTVVLVGASVLFAGAAGVIFLGLGLGDTWLDWRRRTRPST
- the rplI gene encoding 50S ribosomal protein L9; amino-acid sequence: MEVILREAVEKLGHPGDIVKVSAGFARNFLLPRGIAYEATPGNKKRIAQEKATLEAAENARRTAAEEFAAKIEPISLTFAARVGEEGKLFGSVTTADIAAQLEAQGIHIEKRQIDLHEPIKALGVYKVAIKLHADVKPEIKVWVIKG
- the rsfS gene encoding ribosome silencing factor gives rise to the protein MSPIAAPAKIAEHARRAATLCVDNKAQDVVLLDLHGVTDMADYFVVATGTSDTHVRSVAQHVVEEMARAGLKAYHIEGADTGRWVLVDFVDFVVHVFHPSMRSYYQIERLWGDAPAVAITS
- a CDS encoding SPOR domain-containing protein — its product is MRRAALLLSALLAAACGRVPDAGVAGGAAATAAGPDAVLLRFARGGGVARAYRWWSDSTVWSSSQRAPAVAEALAFDAQQGVLVVLDAARMPVRVELRLGRVTPSTTERLRGISSADGYSVFGIAPTGEVVRLTSSGAWRFRPPVAARTLVPLPDGALLILSDAADGRVTVRKLHPPETRIADSATAVGADLVIPTVVGDRIYFASSDRLEGLRTRDLERSLAITFSDPVRAVAPTPSGDRLYVAVKGGTTLYVVDRYESAVSDKITLPGPVDALRMDPDGQYLLAHSERGDSAYVVAIGTHRVIGGVATAWRGDLPFVAPDGSLALAVDGALVIVDAETRREHGRVANGAADVWTLVRWNGFRPRSSTLDEPVTFAEAMGDTLGVDSLTPVVEPLPEPGAAAPSPVPPPAARAEMRGHGWMLSFAAVLSESRARAMAAAVRVDGATARVQSSEREGTMVYRVVAGPFATREAADEAGRRSGLPYWVFEASP